From Hydra vulgaris chromosome 15, alternate assembly HydraT2T_AEP, one genomic window encodes:
- the LOC136091838 gene encoding uncharacterized protein LOC136091838 gives MIVTVNKNGVTNVQYIKTHNHSVNITNTMYQPIPGNIKKIISAKLSLGVTVNTVYRDLRESFGDRQNRNDEDAVLTKSRLLTKKNISVINRALKSEDFNSILVYKPQGQQTVIGLKVYDNIDLNKDSFVVGIQKKHQLSMFKKHSSQIVCIDATHCTNQYAFPLVTLLVRDDFKRGYPVAFLISNHADEQIITPFLEEIKRRCNHSVKVNAVMTDDDFSGWNSFNNVFGDVRHLLCKWHVKRAWRNKLPLVGPSNLQEEVFRILETIIDEKNPDVFLSTMNGFVKAYEHKCPNFISYFVTYYAPRHIK, from the exons ATGATTGTCACAGTAAACAAAAATGGTGTCACAAATGTGCAGTATATCAAAACTCATAACCACAGTGTTAATATTACAAATACCATGTACCAACCTATCCcaggtaatattaaaaaaattatttctgctAAATTATCATTAGGTGTAACTGTAAATACAGTTTATCGTGATCTTAGGGAAAGTTTTGGAGACAGACAAAATAGAAATGATGAAGATGCTGTTTTAACTAAATCACGTCTTCttacaaaaaagaatatttctgTTATCAACAGAGCA TTGAAGTCTGAAGATTTTAATAGCATTCTGGTTTATAAGCCACAAGGACAGCAAACTGTTATCGGCCTAAAAGTGTATGACAACATTGACCTTAATAAGGATTCCTTTGTCGTTGGTATACAAAAAAAGCATCAACTATCAATGTTTAAAAAGCATTCATCACAAATTGTTTGTATTGATGCTACACACTGTACCAATCAGTATGCATTTCCTCTTGTAACTTTACTAGTTCGAGATGATTTTAAAAGGGGTTATCCAGTAGCTTTTCTTATTTCTAACCATGCAGATGAACAAATCATAACACCATTCTTAGAGGAAATAAAAAGGAGATGCAATCATTCTGTAAAAGTTAATGCTGTTATGACAGATGATGATTTTTCAGGCTggaattcttttaataatgtttttggaGATGTGCGCCACTTGCTATGCAAATGGCATGTAAAACGTGCATGGCGCAATAAACTTCCTTTAGTCGGTCCATCtaatttacaagaagaagtttTTAGGATCTTAGAGACAATCATTGACGAAAAAAACCctgatgtttttttatcaactatGAATGGTTTTGTAAAGGCATATGAACATAAATGTCCTAACTTCATTAGTTACTTTGTTACATACTATGCTCCTCGACATATAAAATAG
- the LOC136091617 gene encoding uncharacterized protein LOC136091617 isoform X2: protein MKLNKEMFNKLSDKLSFVNAAEINPYEALSSIDPLNSLTEIQFKKPGDDQSKDKRTPCHYQDCGQVFFQKVKLIKHIEECHEGIFFKESYNFLSESEFLAWKEKEELNSYVFFSKQSGSFFQ from the exons atgaaattaaacaaagaaatgtTTAACAAGCTTAGTGATAAATTATCATTTGTTAATGCTGCAGAAATAAATCCTTATGAAG cattgTCATCAATCGATCCATTGAATAGTTTAACAgaaattcagtttaaaaaacCCGG agATGATCAATCCAAAGATAAAAGAACTCCATGTCACTATCAAGACTGCGGCcaagtattttttcaaaaagtcaaaCTTATTAAACACATAGAGGAATGTCATGAAggtatatttttcaaagaatcctacaattttttatcagaatctGAATTCTTAGCATGGAAGGAAAAAGAGGAACTTAatagttatgtttttttcagtAAACAAAGTGGTAGTTTTTTTCAGTAA
- the LOC136091617 gene encoding uncharacterized protein LOC136091617 isoform X1 codes for MKLNKEMFNKLSDKLSFVNAAEINPYEALSSIDPLNSLTEIQFKKPGFMCSACMMSFTRKDNMKRHALQVHKIIFRDDQSKDKRTPCHYQDCGQVFFQKVKLIKHIEECHEGIFFKESYNFLSESEFLAWKEKEELNSYVFFSKQSGSFFQ; via the exons atgaaattaaacaaagaaatgtTTAACAAGCTTAGTGATAAATTATCATTTGTTAATGCTGCAGAAATAAATCCTTATGAAG cattgTCATCAATCGATCCATTGAATAGTTTAACAgaaattcagtttaaaaaacCCGG ttttatgtgtTCTGCTTGCATGATGTCATTTACAAGAAAAGATAATATGAAAAGACATGCTTTACAGgtacataaaatcatttttagagATGATCAATCCAAAGATAAAAGAACTCCATGTCACTATCAAGACTGCGGCcaagtattttttcaaaaagtcaaaCTTATTAAACACATAGAGGAATGTCATGAAggtatatttttcaaagaatcctacaattttttatcagaatctGAATTCTTAGCATGGAAGGAAAAAGAGGAACTTAatagttatgtttttttcagtAAACAAAGTGGTAGTTTTTTTCAGTAA